The following proteins are co-located in the Dyadobacter chenwenxiniae genome:
- a CDS encoding AraC family transcriptional regulator, which produces MRNINLFPETFSQNKQLPIRIVTPDFGHLSMETAGKLGFKRRLQYYFFLFVLDGRCQHAVDLDTIEVGKHELLFALPHQIQQYPATTHGSDYYKLGFDEECFSRLPRQFPFLLNPLNQQKISFLPAAAIRLKAIFEILLGLLSTADTDPELILAHLNSLLTEINTAYFAADRKPADNRIEKFIGFKLFVENNLTDHPTIRNIAEELAVSKDSLYHIVKHFSGLSPKEFITNRLILEARRRLYYNERTSVKELAFDLGFNDPDYFSRLFKKVTGKTVAGFFQDLS; this is translated from the coding sequence ATGCGAAATATAAATTTGTTCCCGGAAACATTCAGTCAGAATAAGCAACTGCCTATAAGGATTGTTACCCCGGACTTTGGACATTTATCTATGGAGACCGCTGGTAAACTCGGATTCAAACGCCGCTTGCAATATTACTTTTTCCTCTTTGTTTTGGATGGTCGCTGCCAGCATGCTGTGGATCTGGATACAATTGAGGTTGGAAAACATGAATTGCTTTTTGCCCTGCCCCATCAAATTCAACAGTATCCGGCCACCACGCATGGCTCTGATTATTACAAATTGGGCTTTGATGAAGAATGCTTTTCACGATTGCCCAGACAGTTTCCTTTCCTGCTAAACCCGCTTAATCAACAAAAGATCAGTTTTTTACCCGCAGCGGCTATCAGGCTTAAGGCCATTTTTGAAATTCTCCTGGGTTTATTGAGCACTGCCGATACTGACCCTGAACTGATCCTCGCCCATCTGAATAGCCTTTTGACAGAGATTAATACAGCTTATTTTGCAGCTGATAGAAAGCCGGCGGATAACAGAATCGAAAAGTTTATCGGCTTCAAGTTGTTTGTAGAAAACAACCTGACGGATCACCCGACTATTCGAAACATTGCGGAAGAACTCGCGGTAAGTAAAGACAGTTTATATCACATTGTTAAACATTTCTCGGGGCTTTCGCCGAAAGAATTTATTACGAACCGCTTGATACTGGAAGCCAGAAGACGCCTGTATTATAATGAACGGACTTCCGTAAAAGAGCTGGCTTTCGATCTGGGATTTAACGACCCGGATTATTTTTCCCGCTTGTTCAAGAAGGTGACCGGCAAAACCGTTGCCGGTTTTTTCCAGGATTTGTCCTGA
- a CDS encoding alpha/beta fold hydrolase translates to MDIVNHISNLKRRFFVSRQAILMLLLSACLVPAKGQSHESAGISNGQITRFEDPFQHIKQIRAGVLDVGYIEAGPANGQAVLLIHGWPYDVYSYEQVSKILAAKGYRILIPYLRGYGTTQFLSSMTPRNGQQSAFAVDMIAFLDALNIKNAIVGGFDWGARTANIMAALWPERVRGLVSVSGYLIGSQEGNMAPLKPKVEQSWWYQYYFATARGAAGYESNTYEFNKLIWETASPTWKFSKYPFDRSAASFKNPDHVKIVIDNYRWRLGLSKGEEKYDELETKLAKAPSITVPTVTLEGDANGAPHPDPSAYAARFKGQYAHHTITGIGHNLPQEAPEAFADAILEVAESINK, encoded by the coding sequence ATGGACATTGTAAATCACATTTCAAACCTTAAACGCCGGTTCTTCGTAAGCCGGCAAGCAATACTGATGTTGTTACTGTCCGCCTGTCTGGTGCCAGCAAAAGGCCAATCTCATGAATCAGCAGGCATCAGTAACGGTCAAATTACCAGGTTCGAAGATCCGTTCCAGCATATTAAGCAAATCAGAGCGGGAGTACTGGATGTTGGTTATATAGAAGCGGGACCGGCAAATGGGCAGGCTGTACTACTCATTCATGGATGGCCCTACGACGTATATAGTTACGAGCAGGTTTCCAAAATACTGGCCGCAAAAGGGTACAGGATACTCATACCATACCTGCGAGGTTATGGCACTACGCAGTTCCTGTCTTCCATGACTCCGCGAAACGGGCAGCAATCAGCCTTTGCCGTAGATATGATTGCATTTTTGGATGCATTAAATATTAAAAACGCAATTGTAGGTGGCTTCGACTGGGGAGCACGAACAGCAAATATCATGGCAGCCTTATGGCCAGAGCGGGTAAGGGGGCTTGTGTCTGTAAGTGGTTATCTTATAGGGAGCCAGGAAGGTAACATGGCTCCTTTGAAACCAAAGGTTGAACAGTCTTGGTGGTACCAATATTATTTCGCCACCGCGCGCGGCGCTGCTGGTTATGAATCCAACACTTATGAATTTAACAAACTGATCTGGGAGACAGCTTCTCCGACATGGAAATTCAGTAAGTATCCATTTGACCGTTCGGCTGCGTCATTTAAAAATCCAGACCATGTCAAGATTGTCATCGACAATTACCGTTGGCGACTTGGACTGTCGAAAGGTGAGGAGAAATACGATGAATTGGAAACGAAACTGGCAAAAGCACCGTCGATCACAGTGCCAACCGTAACACTGGAAGGCGATGCAAACGGCGCGCCACATCCTGACCCCAGCGCATACGCGGCCCGTTTCAAAGGCCAGTACGCCCATCATACCATCACTGGCATCGGCCATAATTTGCCTCAGGAAGCTCCGGAAGCGTTTGCCGACGCAATTCTGGAAGTGGCCGAGTCGATCAATAAATAA
- a CDS encoding organic hydroperoxide resistance protein has translation MENQIVFAAKAAASVSKVLYTGKVHVTGGREGAAKSSDGRLDINLSSPGTSGQGTNPEQLFAAGWSACFLGAIQINASTLKIKLPVETSVDTEVDLATGDEGYALQARLQVNLPGLSQDDAASVVQAAHQTCPYSKATKGNINVEITVAI, from the coding sequence ATGGAAAATCAAATCGTTTTTGCAGCCAAAGCTGCTGCGTCAGTTAGTAAAGTTTTATATACCGGTAAAGTACACGTGACCGGTGGCCGTGAGGGCGCTGCCAAAAGTTCGGACGGACGTTTGGATATTAATCTTTCCTCGCCGGGAACTTCCGGCCAAGGCACGAATCCAGAACAATTGTTTGCTGCAGGCTGGTCTGCCTGTTTTCTCGGAGCGATTCAAATCAATGCGTCGACTTTAAAGATAAAGCTTCCTGTGGAAACGTCCGTAGATACCGAAGTGGACCTGGCAACCGGCGACGAAGGTTACGCATTACAGGCAAGGTTGCAGGTTAATCTTCCAGGTCTGTCGCAAGATGACGCCGCCAGCGTTGTGCAGGCCGCGCACCAGACGTGCCCGTATTCGAAGGCGACCAAAGGGAACATTAATGTGGAGATCACAGTAGCGATTTAA
- a CDS encoding DUF1223 domain-containing protein, with protein MKTKNILALAAGLLFMANFTNGAVNQQPADDKTTKGDGFVVLELFTSEGCSSCPRADELLGNVQKQAGDKPIYILAYHIDYWDHQGWRDIFSSPENTKRQYWYADKLNAQVYTPQVIVNGKTEFVGSDEAALTNALRNTLQGSSASTLKLTGKPEAGKMAITYQTSGSKNVELMIAAVQKNAERQIKRGENGGRTLRHVQIVRRLQSFKLEKPANGQVNITLPKDFTAAEWEVIGFLQDKVTGEIHAADKVVNDI; from the coding sequence ATGAAAACGAAAAACATTTTGGCCTTAGCAGCAGGCTTATTGTTCATGGCAAACTTTACCAACGGAGCCGTAAACCAACAACCAGCCGATGACAAAACAACAAAAGGCGACGGATTCGTGGTCCTGGAATTATTCACCTCCGAAGGCTGTTCGAGTTGCCCACGCGCCGACGAGTTGCTCGGCAATGTACAGAAGCAAGCTGGTGACAAACCGATCTACATCCTGGCTTACCACATTGATTATTGGGATCACCAGGGTTGGAGGGATATTTTTAGCAGCCCTGAAAATACCAAACGCCAATATTGGTACGCAGATAAGCTGAATGCGCAGGTTTACACGCCGCAGGTGATTGTCAACGGCAAAACCGAATTTGTCGGATCCGATGAGGCGGCTTTGACTAATGCCCTGCGAAATACGCTGCAAGGTTCCTCAGCCAGCACATTAAAATTAACCGGAAAACCAGAAGCAGGAAAAATGGCCATTACTTACCAGACGTCAGGAAGCAAGAATGTCGAGCTGATGATAGCAGCGGTTCAAAAAAATGCAGAGCGTCAAATCAAACGCGGCGAAAATGGTGGCCGTACACTGCGTCATGTTCAGATTGTGAGAAGGTTACAATCATTTAAATTGGAAAAGCCAGCAAATGGCCAAGTCAATATCACCCTGCCGAAAGACTTTACGGCAGCTGAATGGGAAGTAATTGGTTTTCTTCAGGATAAGGTAACAGGCGAAATTCACGCGGCTGATAAGGTGGTAAATGATATTTAA
- a CDS encoding SDR family oxidoreductase, whose amino-acid sequence METLKGKKALVTGGNSGIGYAAAKELKAQGADVIITGRRENVIREAASELGVTGLVSDQGKVADIEALVKQVSEQFGKLDILFINAGVLGGAGIETATEVDFDYVIDVNFKGAYFTLSRFIPILNDGAAVVFLSSNVASMNGANSSIYTSSKAALNAVMKIAAIELAPRKIRVNAISPGPTQTEILNKMGLEPAARLALDDWMIERIPLKRIGSADDVAKMVAYFSGDASSFITGAEIVMDGGMSL is encoded by the coding sequence ATGGAAACTTTAAAGGGGAAAAAGGCCCTGGTAACAGGCGGAAATAGCGGTATCGGTTATGCTGCTGCAAAAGAATTGAAAGCCCAGGGAGCAGATGTAATCATTACGGGCAGGCGCGAAAATGTTATCCGGGAGGCTGCGAGCGAGCTTGGCGTGACTGGTTTAGTAAGTGACCAAGGCAAAGTTGCAGACATTGAAGCGCTGGTAAAACAAGTTAGTGAGCAGTTTGGCAAACTTGACATTTTGTTCATCAATGCAGGTGTGCTGGGCGGTGCAGGAATTGAAACGGCGACAGAAGTCGACTTTGATTATGTGATCGATGTAAATTTTAAAGGTGCCTATTTTACGCTTAGCAGATTCATTCCCATCCTGAATGACGGCGCTGCGGTTGTGTTTTTGTCATCGAATGTTGCCAGCATGAACGGAGCGAATTCTTCGATTTATACTTCTAGTAAGGCGGCATTGAATGCAGTCATGAAAATTGCGGCGATTGAACTGGCGCCGCGGAAGATCCGGGTGAATGCGATCAGTCCCGGCCCGACGCAAACTGAGATTTTAAATAAAATGGGCTTGGAGCCAGCAGCCCGCCTGGCATTAGACGACTGGATGATCGAGCGCATTCCGCTGAAAAGAATCGGAAGTGCCGACGATGTTGCTAAAATGGTAGCCTATTTCTCGGGAGACGCTTCGAGCTTTATCACAGGCGCAGAAATCGTAATGGATGGTGGAATGAGTCTTTGA
- a CDS encoding heme-binding domain-containing protein: MKKPGLTFYRGAAIMVIVIFVGLQMISPNIENPPVTSEIAVPAEVKQILERACYDCHSNEAKVEWFDKIAPASFLVAHDIDEARSRFNFSEWDKNPTAVQELLLWEMVNAIEQEKMPLKRYTLAHSGGKVTASELAVLKQYVNTLPGRHKVDTARIVARTSVNQKASTQKTPVSLNNIPYSSDYKNWKIISVTDKFDGGSMRIVYGNDIMVKAIEKRQLPFPDGARIVKVVWGKQAEDKDGNVRPGNFQNAQFMIKDSKKYSATEGWGFAKFDGLDLKPAGKTVLFEQTCANCHRLLAPENDFVFNIPTK, encoded by the coding sequence ATGAAAAAGCCTGGGTTAACATTTTACAGAGGTGCGGCGATCATGGTCATTGTGATCTTTGTGGGACTGCAAATGATTTCCCCTAACATTGAAAATCCGCCTGTGACCAGTGAGATTGCAGTTCCAGCCGAGGTGAAGCAGATATTGGAACGGGCGTGTTATGATTGTCATTCCAATGAAGCGAAAGTGGAATGGTTTGACAAGATCGCGCCGGCGTCCTTCCTGGTGGCGCATGATATTGATGAAGCACGTTCGCGGTTTAATTTTTCGGAATGGGACAAGAATCCGACGGCTGTGCAGGAGCTGCTGCTTTGGGAAATGGTGAATGCGATCGAGCAGGAGAAGATGCCTTTGAAACGTTACACGCTGGCACATTCGGGTGGTAAAGTAACCGCATCTGAACTGGCAGTTTTGAAACAATACGTGAACACACTTCCTGGAAGGCATAAAGTCGATACGGCCCGGATCGTTGCGCGAACTTCGGTGAATCAAAAAGCCTCAACTCAAAAAACGCCAGTTTCATTGAATAACATTCCCTATTCTTCGGACTACAAAAACTGGAAGATTATCAGCGTAACGGACAAATTCGACGGTGGCAGCATGCGGATCGTTTACGGAAACGACATTATGGTGAAGGCCATTGAAAAACGCCAGCTTCCTTTTCCCGACGGCGCGAGGATTGTAAAGGTTGTTTGGGGCAAACAGGCAGAGGATAAGGACGGAAATGTGCGGCCCGGCAACTTCCAAAATGCTCAATTCATGATCAAAGACAGCAAAAAATATAGCGCAACCGAAGGCTGGGGATTTGCCAAGTTCGATGGACTTGATCTAAAACCGGCAGGCAAAACCGTCCTGTTTGAGCAGACCTGCGCCAACTGCCATCGGCTGCTGGCCCCTGAAAATGACTTTGTATTCAACATTCCGACCAAATAA
- a CDS encoding FecR family protein, whose protein sequence is MGSTYEDFGPVDFVTDDRFLKHQLSPTVESVAFWEEYLRSNPHKNPEWQQARELLNAVLLGLTSYSRTYLSEQEEARLLDKILKSTEQYDAANQVKPLRQYTRWYLLAAAVVALAIVATGYLFWQPKGFSKSTYDDTIALLENNSKVTRHRNRSSKPELYQLPDSSSVLLDPQSEISFASEYNRENRCVYLSGKAILDVVPDASKPFYVYANEVVTKVLGTKFEVIAFHDGSDVTVRVLSGKVTVYQSSHKTKESTDAPKKSTVLLLPNQFVVFDRKAELFDSKGLVEYPVSLPNVKSLPKFEYEDDFAVQFFDDITNAYGVNVVYDHETLKKCQFSAAFSNQSLREMLDVVCKTIGASYEIIDAQVIISTTGCKQ, encoded by the coding sequence GTGGGTAGCACATATGAAGATTTTGGGCCGGTAGACTTCGTTACCGACGATCGTTTTCTGAAACATCAGCTTTCTCCAACAGTGGAGTCCGTGGCGTTTTGGGAAGAGTATCTCCGGAGTAATCCTCATAAGAACCCTGAATGGCAGCAAGCCCGGGAGCTGCTAAATGCAGTGTTGCTGGGGCTGACGAGCTATTCAAGAACATATCTTTCCGAACAAGAAGAGGCAAGGCTGCTGGATAAGATACTGAAAAGCACTGAGCAATACGATGCGGCTAATCAGGTAAAACCCTTGCGACAATACACCAGATGGTACTTACTTGCTGCCGCCGTTGTTGCCCTGGCTATTGTTGCTACCGGTTATCTGTTCTGGCAACCGAAAGGTTTTAGTAAATCAACTTACGACGACACTATTGCTCTACTTGAGAATAATTCAAAGGTTACCAGGCACCGTAATAGGTCATCGAAACCGGAGCTTTATCAATTACCGGATAGCTCGTCGGTATTGCTGGATCCCCAGAGCGAGATCAGTTTCGCCTCGGAATATAATCGTGAAAATCGTTGTGTGTATCTGTCAGGGAAAGCCATCCTTGATGTGGTTCCTGACGCAAGCAAGCCATTTTATGTATATGCGAATGAGGTTGTTACCAAAGTATTGGGTACAAAATTCGAAGTAATCGCTTTCCACGACGGTTCAGATGTGACTGTGCGGGTATTAAGCGGAAAAGTTACCGTATATCAAAGCAGTCATAAAACAAAAGAATCAACGGACGCACCAAAAAAATCAACTGTTTTATTGCTCCCCAATCAATTCGTCGTGTTTGACAGGAAGGCAGAGCTGTTCGACAGTAAAGGGCTGGTAGAATATCCTGTTTCGCTGCCCAATGTAAAGTCTTTGCCCAAATTCGAATATGAAGATGATTTTGCAGTCCAATTTTTCGATGACATAACAAATGCCTATGGGGTAAATGTCGTCTACGATCATGAAACATTAAAGAAATGCCAGTTTTCAGCTGCTTTCTCCAATCAAAGCCTTCGGGAAATGCTGGATGTTGTATGTAAGACTATTGGAGCGTCCTACGAAATTATCGATGCCCAGGTCATTATCAGCACCACCGGATGTAAACAATAA
- a CDS encoding winged helix-turn-helix transcriptional regulator gives MNEEQIRKAGEILSDPRNQKQEVQALQDTMYVIGGKWRLLIINSICNGNRRFRDIQRSIPGITTRMLSRELKDMEANQLIKRTVTPDSPVLVEYTETDYCMSFGGIILEMISWGKQHREKVMRSESE, from the coding sequence ATGAATGAAGAACAGATCAGGAAAGCGGGAGAAATTCTGTCAGATCCGAGAAACCAGAAGCAGGAAGTTCAGGCATTGCAGGATACCATGTATGTTATTGGCGGCAAATGGCGACTTCTGATAATCAATTCAATATGCAACGGGAACAGGCGTTTTCGCGATATCCAGAGAAGCATTCCCGGTATTACAACGCGGATGTTGTCCAGGGAATTAAAGGATATGGAAGCTAATCAGCTGATCAAACGCACGGTCACCCCGGACTCTCCGGTGCTGGTTGAATATACTGAAACGGATTATTGCATGTCCTTTGGCGGGATCATTCTGGAAATGATCAGCTGGGGCAAACAGCACCGGGAAAAGGTAATGAGGAGTGAGAGTGAATGA
- a CDS encoding LytR/AlgR family response regulator transcription factor: MNIVIIEDELKTARSLENILRQLRPLAKITGPYQSVEEAVEALSAGPQPDLIFMDIQLADGLSFEIFKSVEIVCPVVFCTAFDEYSLEAFKRNGVDYVLKPFSKEDIAGALSKVEDLKNFFQQKAIPDLSELLNRMAPQAEKTSFLVFKHQKYTTVRTEQIAFFYIRNETSMIMCFDGQEFSLSQSIEQIAASVSQKQFFRVNRQYLVNFSAIKEIEHYFMRKLYVKLVIETPEQLLINKEKAPSFLAWMENR; encoded by the coding sequence ATGAACATCGTAATCATTGAGGATGAGCTAAAAACAGCCAGATCCCTTGAAAACATCCTCCGGCAGCTACGTCCGCTCGCCAAAATCACCGGTCCATATCAGAGTGTCGAAGAAGCGGTTGAAGCGCTTTCGGCTGGGCCGCAGCCAGACCTGATTTTTATGGACATTCAGCTGGCCGACGGGCTAAGTTTTGAGATCTTTAAGTCTGTGGAGATTGTTTGTCCGGTCGTTTTTTGTACAGCCTTCGACGAATATTCTCTGGAAGCTTTCAAGCGAAACGGCGTAGATTATGTGCTGAAACCATTCTCGAAAGAGGACATTGCAGGCGCGCTCAGCAAAGTAGAAGACCTCAAAAATTTTTTCCAGCAAAAAGCAATTCCCGACCTGAGCGAGTTATTGAACAGAATGGCTCCACAAGCCGAGAAAACCAGTTTTCTGGTATTTAAACATCAAAAATATACAACCGTCCGAACCGAGCAAATTGCCTTTTTCTACATTCGGAATGAAACTTCGATGATCATGTGTTTCGATGGACAAGAATTTTCACTGAGCCAATCCATCGAGCAGATTGCGGCATCTGTGAGCCAAAAGCAGTTTTTCCGGGTGAACCGGCAGTATCTGGTCAACTTTTCGGCCATTAAGGAAATCGAGCATTATTTCATGCGGAAACTGTATGTCAAACTGGTCATAGAAACACCTGAGCAATTGCTGATCAATAAGGAAAAAGCGCCGTCGTTTCTTGCGTGGATGGAGAACCGCTAG
- a CDS encoding RNA polymerase sigma factor, producing MASESKDEVTLWKELLAGDKDAYTAIYGLHVKAMYRYGMSLVSISEDFVLDCIHDVFLEVWVKRDRLAVPDNIRLYLFVALKNRVLHLLKRQERPQMFVVQDNFEDLWSDPSAEDIQIQKEESVNNEAMLNRLVLQLPPRQQEAIRLRFVENMGYQEIGQVLDVNTQSANNLVFRAIEKLRGWIMLAFLVFQEGLF from the coding sequence ATGGCAAGTGAATCAAAGGATGAGGTAACGCTCTGGAAAGAGCTACTGGCGGGAGATAAGGATGCTTATACGGCAATCTACGGATTGCATGTGAAGGCGATGTACCGCTATGGGATGAGCTTGGTTTCGATTTCCGAGGATTTTGTGCTGGATTGCATTCATGATGTATTTTTGGAGGTCTGGGTCAAAAGAGATCGGCTTGCCGTGCCCGATAACATCCGCTTATACCTGTTCGTTGCCCTTAAAAATAGGGTCCTGCATTTATTGAAGCGGCAAGAACGCCCTCAAATGTTCGTGGTTCAGGACAATTTCGAGGATCTTTGGTCCGATCCATCCGCAGAAGACATTCAAATCCAGAAGGAAGAGTCTGTGAATAATGAGGCCATGTTAAACCGCCTTGTCTTGCAACTTCCCCCGCGTCAGCAAGAGGCTATCCGGCTCCGTTTCGTTGAGAATATGGGTTACCAGGAGATCGGCCAGGTGCTCGACGTAAATACCCAATCAGCGAACAATCTGGTTTTCCGGGCCATTGAAAAACTTCGAGGTTGGATAATGCTGGCATTTTTGGTTTTTCAAGAAGGGCTTTTTTAA
- a CDS encoding sensor histidine kinase, translating to MVTPSTLKVSNTIIWTSSIVIGVLSSVPQLASHRFVPLEAAVNAGITAAFAVIMWYFNIYMLSRKSNRPQGQQISYAKLLNSLAFGLVIMFGLAYIQQLILAHIDFGPTMLMVEVRGILINLVFYMFLNMLQQNYENQHVSMELERFRNDNLSAQYDLLKQQVNPHFLFNSLNTLKAMVETGDQQSVDFILKLANFYRYTLESRKLDLIPLKEEMEILNAYLFLQKARFEDGFIFQNKVGDAFLDTLIPPFTLQLLVENCLKHNIVSLSRPLHIRILSEGDSIVVENQVQLRKNQEDSLGVGLKNIELKYSHLLNKKVEVIDGQNLFQVRLPIIYEHRNH from the coding sequence ATGGTAACACCATCAACATTGAAAGTTTCTAATACAATCATCTGGACGAGTTCCATTGTGATTGGAGTGCTTTCCTCGGTGCCGCAGCTTGCTTCGCACCGGTTTGTGCCTTTGGAAGCGGCCGTCAATGCGGGCATTACGGCTGCGTTTGCGGTGATAATGTGGTATTTCAATATTTACATGCTTTCACGGAAAAGCAACCGCCCGCAGGGTCAGCAGATATCCTATGCTAAATTGTTAAACTCACTGGCGTTTGGTCTCGTTATAATGTTTGGATTGGCTTACATTCAGCAGCTTATCCTTGCTCATATTGACTTCGGGCCTACCATGCTGATGGTAGAAGTACGGGGTATTCTGATCAACCTGGTATTTTATATGTTCCTCAATATGTTGCAACAGAACTATGAAAACCAACATGTGAGCATGGAATTGGAACGATTTCGGAACGATAATCTTAGCGCGCAATATGATCTTTTGAAACAGCAGGTGAATCCGCATTTCCTGTTTAATAGCCTGAATACACTTAAAGCAATGGTGGAAACAGGTGATCAGCAGTCGGTGGACTTCATACTAAAACTGGCTAACTTCTACCGCTATACGCTGGAAAGCCGCAAGCTGGACCTGATTCCTTTGAAAGAGGAAATGGAGATTTTAAATGCATATCTTTTTTTGCAAAAGGCCAGGTTTGAAGACGGCTTTATTTTTCAAAACAAGGTCGGGGATGCCTTTTTAGATACATTAATCCCTCCATTTACATTACAATTATTGGTCGAAAACTGTCTCAAACACAACATTGTATCACTCAGCCGCCCATTGCACATCCGCATTCTCTCGGAAGGTGACAGCATTGTTGTCGAAAACCAGGTTCAGCTGAGAAAGAACCAGGAAGATTCGCTGGGCGTGGGATTGAAAAATATTGAGCTCAAATACAGTCATTTATTGAACAAAAAGGTTGAGGTAATCGACGGCCAAAATCTATTTCAGGTTAGACTTCCCATCATTTATGAACATCGTAATCATTGA